A single region of the Vanacampus margaritifer isolate UIUO_Vmar chromosome 13, RoL_Vmar_1.0, whole genome shotgun sequence genome encodes:
- the c13h19orf25 gene encoding UPF0449 protein C19orf25 homolog isoform X1, which translates to MSLAVAAADDHEEGQSQESVEQDVGSKTPPKQNRSSSPALRIFSEDLKHLKKDFLKAFKDSRPSQGPPTNALTLLRDDLMQFKEDVSAVFTATDRRDKEAAMLPERTPSLADPQQTPHTGSHNVSEETGKGSQTAARRRGLCTGGGQEHQEGHEEEAGDILSCRTDVKKDDVGKQMGSAKDTSWSCPVACYLTLDRNTANSELRLSEGNRKSSRAWSSLRGDQHPQRFLSCPQVSVLSSVLCLVPSFLCYLSVLSCPQVLCCQGLLGAAYWEVLWGGGADVGVAYGDLARDGNVADCLLGLNRRSWSLECSECVYTASHDKRTAARRTPRPFTHRVGVHLDWAAGSLSFYCVSRNSMTLIHTFNAAFTEPLYPAFWLWAYNASVTLCSPTRGWQSRLRMSCSP; encoded by the exons ATGAGTCTCGCCGTGGCGGCGGCAGATGACCATGAGGAAGGGCAAAGTCAAGAATCGGTCGAGCAGGACGTGGGGTCCAAGACGCCTCCCAAGCAGAACAGAAGCTCCAGTCCCGCTTTGCGCATCTTCAGTGAGGACCTCAAGCACCTCAAGAAGGACTTCCTGAAGGCCTTTAAGGACTCCAGACCCTCCCAAGGCCCGCCCACAAACGCTCTCACTCTACTGAGAGACGACTTGATGCAGTTCAAGGAGGACGTGTCGGCCGTCTTTACGGCAACAGACAGGAGGGATAAGGAGGCGGCAATGTTACCGGAGAGGACGCCGTCGCTTGCTGATCCTCAACAAACGCCGCACACAGGAAGTCACAACGTCTCCGAGGAGACCGGCAAAGGAAGTCAGACGGCTGCGAGGAGGCGGGGCTTGTGCACAG GGGGCGGTCAAGAGCACCAGGAAGGACATGAAGAAGAAGCAGGGGACATTTTGTCATGTCGGACCGATGTCAAGAAGGACGACGTCGG GAAGCAGATGGGCAGCGCAAAGGACACTTCCTGGTCCTGTCCGGTGGCCTGCTATCTGACGTTGGACCGCAACACGGCCAATAGCGAGCTGCGGCTGAGCGAAGGCAACAGGAAGTCCAGTCGCGCATGGTCGTCACTGCGAGGCGACCAGCATCCGCAGCGCTTCCTGTCCTGTCCTCAGGTTTCTGTCCTGTCCTCAGTGCTCTGTCTTGTCCCCAGTTTCCTCTGCTATCtttctgtcctgtcctgtcctcaGGTCCTATGCTGCCAGGGTCTGCTTGGTGCAGCGTACTGGGAGGTCCTGTGGGGCGGAGGCGCCGACGTGGGCGTAGCCTACGGCGACTTAGCGCGTGACGGCAACGTGGCCGACTGCCTCTTGGGACTCAACCGGCGCTCTTGGAGTCTGGAATGTTCCGAGTGCGTGTACACAGCGAGCCACGACAAGCGGACGGCCGCACGGCGCACGCCGCGACCCTTCACCCACAGGGTGGGCGTGCACCTGGACTGGGCCGCCGGCTCCTTGTCCTTCTATTGCGTCTCCCGCAACTCCATGACGCTCATCCACACCTTCAACGCCGCCTTCACGGAGCCCCTCTACCCGGCCTTCTGGCTCTGGGCGTACAACGCCTCCGTCACACTCTGCAGCCCGACGCGGGGGTGGCAAAGCAGACTCAGGATGAGCTGCTCACCCTAA
- the LOC144063072 gene encoding uncharacterized protein LOC144063072, with translation MTTAAAEAVTSKSGKMGSGTKAALLVLALWSVVSLVVIVVWSTSPDLKSSASCRQDLRDSREKILGAEALWAQDKDELERRLAGARERLERHEAALEMLDRRLRLANRTLDACQAREAVLMANISVLQEEAELQQQAQLNLTNQLQRLEDHAEALQHNLTQSGHLVAACSSLKAAADNHAAAAQTQTLACEANREFLHKQLVKCQEAASEAPPPPQTHQNPAPPGSGSGKLSAAPAMVALTLCGRLLVS, from the exons atgacgacggcggcggcggaggcggtGACGTCCAAATCCGGCAAGATGGGCAGCGGCACCAAAGCGGCGCTGCTGGTGCTGGCCCTGTGGTCCGTCGTGTCTCTGGTGGTCATCGTGGTGTGGTCCACGTCTCCGGACCTGAAGAGCTCGGCCAGCTGCCGCCAGGACCTGCGGGACAGCCGGGAGAAGATCCTGGGCGCCGAAGCGCTGTGGGCGCAGGACAAGGACGAGCTGGAGCGGCGGCTGGCGGGGGCGCGCGAGCGGCTCGAGCGTCACGAGGCCGCGCTCGAGATGCTCGACCGGCGGCTGCGACTCGCCAACCGGACCCTGGACGCCTGCCAAGCGCGCGAG gcgGTCCTAATGGCCAACATCAGTGTGCTgcaggaggaggcggagcttcAGCAGCAGGCGCAGCTCAACTTGACCAATCAGCTGCAGCGTCTAGAAG ATCACGCCGAGGCGCTGCAGCACAACCTGACTCAGAGCGGCCATCTTGTGGCGGCCTGCTCCAGCCTGAAGGCGGCCGCCGACAaccacgccgccgccgcgcaGACGCAGACGCTCGCCTGCGAGGCCAATCGGGAGTTTCTGCACAAACAGCT CGTGAAGTGTCAAGAGGCGGCGTCggaagccccgccccctccgcAGACGCACCAGAACCCGGCGCCGCCCGGCTCCGGGTCCGGGAAACTGTCGGCGGCGCCCGCCATGGTGGCGCTGACGTTGTGCGGCCGCCTGCTCGTCAGCTGA
- the LOC144063060 gene encoding calcium/calmodulin-dependent protein kinase type IV: MPTSRPGSEAVPVDFWVDGSRRDGTVEEFYTLGSELGRGATSVVYRCEEKDKKKSYAAKVLKKTIDKKIVRTEIGVLLRLSHPNIIQLKEIFETDTDIALILELVTGGELFDRIVERGYYSERDAAHVIKQILEAVEYLHDNGVVHRDLKPENLLYADLSLDAPLKIADFGLSKIIDDQVTMKTVCGTPGYCAPEILRGNAYGPEVDMWSVGVILYILLCGFEPFFDARGDQYMYTRILNCDYEFVSPWWDDVSLNAKDLVSKLIVLDPGKRLSVCQALQHPWVLGKAARFSHMDTAHRKLQEFNARRKLKAAMKAVVATSRMHESSRRRTDSCELPASGTSRQSSMQQDPPPEAADPAPKDKEATPSGKQREQSSPVPSRKPDAASAPTRPPLRAEGQRHARSTVAPPRPPKKSCSLGHAAAARDRPPSPDALSNGFVAGAEPAAKTAHGQ; the protein is encoded by the exons ATGCCGACGTCCCGGCCCGGTTCGGAGGCGGTGCCGGTGGACTTCTGGGTGGACGGCTCGCGCAGGGACGGGACGGTGGAGGAGTTCTACACGCTCGGCTCCGAATTGGGCAG aGGCGCGACATCTGTTGTGTATCGCTGTGAAGAAAAAGACAAGAAGAAGTCGTACGCCGCCAAAGTTCTGAAGAAGACG ATCGACAAGAAAATCGTCCGCACGGAGATCGGCGTCCTGCTGCGACTTTCGCATCCCAACATC ATCCAGCTGAAGGAGATCTTCGAGACAGACACGGACATCGCTCTCATTCTGGAGCTGGTCACAGGAGGCGAGCTCTTTGACAG GATCGTGGAGCGCGGCTACTACAGCGAGAGAGACGCCGCCCACGTCATCAAACAGATCCTGGAGGCTGTGGAG TACCTGCACGACAACGGCGTGGTGCATCGAGATCTCAAGCCGGAGAATTTGCTCTACGCCGACCTGTCGCTCGATGCGCCGCTCAAGATTG CCGACTTTGGTCTATCCAAAATCATCGACGATCAGGTGACCATGAAGACGGTGTGCGGCACACCTGGATACTGTG CTCCTGAGATCCTTCGAGGAAACGCTTACGGACCAGAAGTGGACATGTGGTCGGTGGGCGTCATCCTCTACATCCT GCTGTGCGGGTTCGAGCCCTTCTTCGACGCGCGGGGGGATCAGTACATGTACACGCGCATCCTCAACTGCGACTACGAGTTTGTCTCGCCCTGGTGGGACGACGTCTCGCTCAACGCCAAGGACCTG GTGAGCAAGCTGATCGTGTTGGACCCGGGCAAGCGTCTGAGCGTGTGCCAGGCCCTGCAGCACCCGTGGGTGCTGGGCAAGGCGGCGCGCTTCTCGCACATGGACACGGCGCACAGGAAGTTGCAAGAGTTCAACGCCAGACGCAAGCTGAAG GCGGCCATGAAGGCGGTGGTGGCGACCAGTCGGATGCACGAGTCGTCTCGCCGCCGCACCGACAGCTGCGAGCTACCCGCCTCGGGGACGTCACGGCAGAGCAGCATGCAGCAGGACCCGCCCCCTGAGGCAGCCGACCCCGCCCCCAAAGACAAGGAGGCCACGCCCTCGGGGAAGCAAAGGGAACAAAGTAGTCCCGTCCCTTCTCGCAAGCCCGACGCGGCGTCCGCCCCGACCAGGCCGCCGCTGCGTGCCGAAGGCCAACGGCATGCCAGATCCACGGTGGCCCCGCCCAGGCCGCCCAAGAAGAGCTGCTCGCTAggccacgccgccgccgccagggATCGGCCCCCGAGCCCCGACGCTCTCAGCAACGGCTTTGTGGCGGGGGCGGAGCCTGCCGCTAAGACCGCCCACGGCCAGTGA
- the fam174c gene encoding protein FAM174C — protein MAAAARSALVGPLVPFLLPVCRTLAVLAAAAPEPPPQTTAESSSNNSSAAGSAGREGKTLSGFNMDSSMVQRAFYVLVAITAVGLLYFLIRAVRVKKAPLRKKYGLLAHSEDSMELTAAAAASDEDDDNTLYEARALRR, from the exons ATGGCGGCGGCCGCGCGCTCGGCGCTTGTTGGTCCCCTGGTGCCTTTTCTTCTACCCGTCTGCCGGACGCTCGCGGttctggcggcggcggcgccagAACCGCCACCGCAAACCACCGCCGAAAGTTCGAGCAACAATAGCAGCGCAGCCGGAAGTGCGGGAAGAGAAGGGAAGACTCTGAGCGGCTTCAACATGGACTCGTCGATGGTGCAGCGAGCCTTCTACGTGCTCGTCGCCATCACCGCAGTCGGGCTTCTTTACTTCCTCATCAGAGCCGTGCG GGTGAAGAAGGCGCCCCTGAGGAAAAAGTACGGCCTGCTGGCTCACTCTGAGGACTCGATGGAGTTgacggcggcagcggcggctaGCGACGAAGATGACGACAACACTCTGTAT
- the c13h19orf25 gene encoding UPF0449 protein C19orf25 homolog isoform X2 — protein MSLAVAAADDHEEGQSQESVEQDVGSKTPPKQNRSSSPALRIFSEDLKHLKKDFLKAFKDSRPSQGPPTNALTLLRDDLMQFKEDVSAVFTATDRRDKEAAMLPERTPSLADPQQTPHTGSHNVSEETGKGSQTAARRRGLCTGGGQEHQEGHEEEAGDILSCRTDVKKDDVGKQMGSAKDTSWSCPVACYLTLDRNTANSELRLSEGNRKSSRAWSSLRGDQHPQRFLSCPQVLCCQGLLGAAYWEVLWGGGADVGVAYGDLARDGNVADCLLGLNRRSWSLECSECVYTASHDKRTAARRTPRPFTHRVGVHLDWAAGSLSFYCVSRNSMTLIHTFNAAFTEPLYPAFWLWAYNASVTLCSPTRGWQSRLRMSCSP, from the exons ATGAGTCTCGCCGTGGCGGCGGCAGATGACCATGAGGAAGGGCAAAGTCAAGAATCGGTCGAGCAGGACGTGGGGTCCAAGACGCCTCCCAAGCAGAACAGAAGCTCCAGTCCCGCTTTGCGCATCTTCAGTGAGGACCTCAAGCACCTCAAGAAGGACTTCCTGAAGGCCTTTAAGGACTCCAGACCCTCCCAAGGCCCGCCCACAAACGCTCTCACTCTACTGAGAGACGACTTGATGCAGTTCAAGGAGGACGTGTCGGCCGTCTTTACGGCAACAGACAGGAGGGATAAGGAGGCGGCAATGTTACCGGAGAGGACGCCGTCGCTTGCTGATCCTCAACAAACGCCGCACACAGGAAGTCACAACGTCTCCGAGGAGACCGGCAAAGGAAGTCAGACGGCTGCGAGGAGGCGGGGCTTGTGCACAG GGGGCGGTCAAGAGCACCAGGAAGGACATGAAGAAGAAGCAGGGGACATTTTGTCATGTCGGACCGATGTCAAGAAGGACGACGTCGG GAAGCAGATGGGCAGCGCAAAGGACACTTCCTGGTCCTGTCCGGTGGCCTGCTATCTGACGTTGGACCGCAACACGGCCAATAGCGAGCTGCGGCTGAGCGAAGGCAACAGGAAGTCCAGTCGCGCATGGTCGTCACTGCGAGGCGACCAGCATCCGCAGCGCTTCCTGTCCTGTCCTCAG GTCCTATGCTGCCAGGGTCTGCTTGGTGCAGCGTACTGGGAGGTCCTGTGGGGCGGAGGCGCCGACGTGGGCGTAGCCTACGGCGACTTAGCGCGTGACGGCAACGTGGCCGACTGCCTCTTGGGACTCAACCGGCGCTCTTGGAGTCTGGAATGTTCCGAGTGCGTGTACACAGCGAGCCACGACAAGCGGACGGCCGCACGGCGCACGCCGCGACCCTTCACCCACAGGGTGGGCGTGCACCTGGACTGGGCCGCCGGCTCCTTGTCCTTCTATTGCGTCTCCCGCAACTCCATGACGCTCATCCACACCTTCAACGCCGCCTTCACGGAGCCCCTCTACCCGGCCTTCTGGCTCTGGGCGTACAACGCCTCCGTCACACTCTGCAGCCCGACGCGGGGGTGGCAAAGCAGACTCAGGATGAGCTGCTCACCCTAA